Proteins co-encoded in one Streptomyces sp. NBC_01283 genomic window:
- a CDS encoding DUF4097 family beta strand repeat-containing protein yields the protein MTERTFVSQTPGPIVLGLSLQMGRVHVKVSQDLTTARVVLHTEDSTGPAADAVNRARSEQNGQALGIEVPEMPGNVMVTSVRGNRVTQTMGTVYGSVTGMTIINGRVVTGGSGGMQTVSQIEATVHVPAGSSFALSTTSADTVVWGDIDRMEIRSVSGDLDACDVRDLTVNSTSGDVRVNRVTERVTAQSVSGDIEVALYGGSHAQLAATSGDIRVQATAVASGHLSARSISGDVRVSGARHLSVSADSVSGRVRNG from the coding sequence ATGACCGAGCGCACCTTCGTTTCCCAGACCCCCGGCCCGATCGTGCTTGGCCTGTCCCTCCAGATGGGCCGCGTGCACGTGAAGGTCAGTCAGGACCTCACCACCGCTCGTGTGGTGCTGCACACCGAGGACAGCACGGGGCCTGCCGCCGACGCGGTCAACCGGGCTCGCAGCGAGCAGAACGGGCAGGCGCTCGGCATCGAGGTTCCGGAGATGCCGGGCAATGTGATGGTGACCAGCGTGCGCGGCAACCGCGTCACGCAGACCATGGGCACCGTGTACGGCTCGGTGACCGGCATGACCATCATCAACGGCCGTGTCGTCACCGGCGGTTCGGGCGGCATGCAGACCGTGAGCCAGATCGAGGCCACCGTGCACGTGCCCGCCGGGTCGTCCTTCGCTCTGTCCACCACGTCGGCGGACACTGTGGTGTGGGGCGACATCGACCGGATGGAGATCCGCTCCGTCTCCGGTGACCTGGACGCCTGCGACGTCCGCGACCTCACGGTGAACAGCACCTCCGGTGACGTCCGGGTCAACCGGGTCACCGAGCGGGTCACCGCGCAGTCGGTCTCCGGTGACATCGAGGTGGCCCTGTACGGCGGGAGTCATGCCCAGCTCGCGGCCACCTCGGGCGACATCCGCGTGCAGGCCACGGCCGTCGCGTCCGGGCACCTGAGCGCCCGCAGCATCTCCGGTGACGTCCGGGTCTCTGGCGCCCGTCACCTGAGCGTGTCGGCCGACAGTGTCTCTGGCCGCGTCCGGAACGGCTGA